One Aegilops tauschii subsp. strangulata cultivar AL8/78 chromosome 7, Aet v6.0, whole genome shotgun sequence genomic window carries:
- the LOC109765263 gene encoding protein NRT1/ PTR FAMILY 5.8 translates to MTTEKGSSASLGRPCILIIVVAGVERFAFKGVASNMVNYLTGVVGMSTAAAAQSVSAWVGITSMLPLVSAVLADSYWDRYSTVTASSLLYVAGLAGLASWAMLHKWLPWATLFLPLYLISIGQGAYNPSLQAFGADQLDIGDEDEDGGGGGTAEEKGKVKSAFFQWWYFGICCGSLLGNTTMSYVQDTVGWGIGFAVPCAAMALSVAAFLCCTPLYKKISQPRSADRPCSESILRALKSLLASVSAGKIRLSSRHDGQDDGDGKNNASELELQEKPLKLAKLTDPKEANRPGVAKIILRLLPIWTVLLMFAVIFQQPMTFFTKQGTLMDHRVAGGAFVIPPATLQSTITVSIIILMPLYDRVIMPLIGAVTRNSKGITVLQRIGVGMVFSVVAMVVAAVVESRRRHEAAGQMSIAWLLPQYVLLGVSDVFAVVGMQEFFYSQVPDAMRTIGIGLYLSVFGVGSLVGTLLIAAIEVATAGGAGKGHGWFSDDPREERLDNYYWFLVLLSSVSFVIFTQLCRCYN, encoded by the exons ATGACGACGGAGAAGGGATCGTCGGCGTCGCTGGGCCGGCCGTGTATCCTGATCATAG TGGTGGCCGGCGTGGAGAGGTTCGCGTTCAAGGGGGTGGCGTCCAACATGGTGAATTACCTCACCGGCGTGGTCGGGAtgagcacggcggcggcggcccagAGCGTCAGCGCGTGGGTGGGGATCACCTCCATGCTGCCGCTCGTCAGCGCCGTCCTCGCCGACTCCTACTGGGACCGGTACTCCACCGTCACCGCATCCTCCTTGCTCTACGTCGCC GGGCTGGCAGGACTAGCCTCATGGGCAATGCTTCACAAATGGCTGCCATGGGCGACGCTCTTCCTGCCACTCTACCTGATTTCCATCGGGCAAGGCGCGTACAACCCTTCGCTGCAAGCCTTCGGCGCCGACCAGCTCGACATCGGagacgaggacgaggacggcggcggcggcggcacggcggAGGAGAAGGGCAAGGTGAAGAGCGCCTTCTTCCAGTGGTGGTACTTCGGCATATGCTGCGGCAGCCTCCTGGGGAACACCACCATGTCCTACGTCCAGGACACCGTCGGCTGGGGCATCGGCTTCGCCGTCCCCTGCGCCGCCATGGCCCTGTCCGTCGCGGCGTTCCTCTGCTGCACCCCTCTCTACAAGAAGATCAGCCAGCCAAGAAGCGCCGACAGGCCTTGCTCTGAGAGCATCCTCAGAGCTCTCAAGTCACTTCTTGCGAGCGTTTCGGCCGGAAAGATCCGTTTGTCGTCGAGACATGATGGTCAAGACGACGGCGACGGCAAGAACAATGCTTCCGAGCTAGA GTTGCAGGAGAAGCCCCTGAAACTAGCCAAGCTAACTGACCCGAAAGAGGCCAACAGGCCCGGCGTGGCCAAGATCATCCTCAGGCTGCTGCCGATCTGGACGGTGCTGCTCATGTTCGCGGTGATCTTCCAGCAGCCGATGACCTTCTTCACGAAGCAGGGCACGCTGATGGACCACAGGGTCGCCGGCGGCGCCTTCGTGATCCCGCCGGCGACGCTCCAGAGCACGATCACCGTGTCCATCATCATCCTCATGCCGCTCTACGACAGGGTGATCATGCCCCTGATCGGCGCCGTCACCCGGAACAGCAAGGGGATCACGGTGCTCCAGCGGATCGGCGTGGGCATGGTGTTCTCCGTCGTGGCCATGGTCGTCGCGGCGGTCGTCGAGTCACGGCGCCGCCACGAGGCGGCCGGTCAGATGAGCATAGCCTGGCTGCTCCCGCAGTACGTGCTGCTGGGCGTCTCGGACGTGTTCGCCGTCGTGGGGATGCAGGAGTTCTTCTACTCGCAGGTCCCCGACGCGATGAGGACCATCGGCATCGGGCTCTACCTCAGCGTCTTCGGCGTCGGGAGCCTCGTCGGCACGCTGCTGATCGCGGCGATCGAGGTGGCCACGGCGGGGGGCGCCGGAAAGGGCCACGGCTGGTTCTCCGACGATCCCCGGGAGGAGCGCCTGGATAACTACTACTGGTTCTTGGTGCTCCTGAGCTCCGTTAGCTTCGTGATTTTCACACAGCTTTGCAGGTGCTACAATTAG